In Bacteroidales bacterium, one DNA window encodes the following:
- a CDS encoding non-canonical purine NTP diphosphatase has product MKTLVFATQNKHKIEEINAVLQTNMVQQQNPIWNIIGLAEINCFEDIHETSDTLEGNALQKALYVKNNFGHDCFADDTGLEVDALDGRPGIYSARYAGSHRSFDDNISKILEELKDERIRNARFRTVVALVLGSDHYFFEGKVEGRIIHERHGSSGFGYDPVFVPDGFEKTFAEMTLDEKNQISHRALAVKKLINFLKTYDSHR; this is encoded by the coding sequence TTGAAAACACTCGTATTCGCAACACAGAACAAGCATAAAATTGAAGAAATCAACGCTGTGCTGCAAACCAACATGGTTCAGCAGCAAAACCCAATCTGGAATATTATCGGGCTGGCCGAAATCAATTGTTTTGAAGATATTCACGAAACCAGTGACACACTCGAAGGCAATGCCTTGCAAAAAGCGCTCTACGTCAAAAACAACTTCGGGCACGACTGCTTTGCCGATGATACTGGCCTTGAAGTTGATGCGCTTGATGGAAGGCCGGGGATTTATTCGGCTCGCTATGCAGGGTCGCACAGGAGTTTTGATGATAACATCAGCAAGATTCTCGAAGAGCTTAAAGATGAGAGAATAAGAAACGCCCGGTTTCGCACCGTTGTTGCCCTGGTGCTAGGTTCGGATCATTATTTTTTTGAGGGGAAGGTTGAAGGCCGCATTATTCATGAAAGGCATGGAAGCAGCGGCTTTGGATACGACCCTGTTTTCGTGCCTGACGGATTTGAAAAAACTTTCGCGGAAATGACATTGGATGAAAAGAATCAAATTAGCCATCGTGCGCTGGCTGTGAAAAAACTCATTAATTTTCTTAAGACTTATGATTCACACCGTTGA